One window of the Thermasporomyces composti genome contains the following:
- a CDS encoding class I SAM-dependent methyltransferase produces the protein MSDDAPRAWTRRWVLGALLCWTVGVLVFAVLAPVDVGAVAILLALGPLVAGLVQARRDQRVVMRRLDRQAEMLKRLAASGRTAHAELTTAIDSVAALSTQLLASTTELAAKESLTRADLTAALKANGADVITRTRKGVAVDLLLTYRQLEALLNLYATAGVNRPMPPTRGWASSPDLLLLLANLVERGRPSLIVECGSGTSTVWLAMLLRRFEIDGRLVALEHDAAFVERARGLVDQHELTDYVDVRHAPLEPVRIGSECYSWYSRAQWEDLRDIDLLFVDGPPGEVGRHARLPALPLLDDHLNADAVVVLDDLIRTDEQEVLEEWQRMFPSYEVERVRLEKNAAVLRRRPAPVTPTVDTVAESVEPAAEHADAKDAVGRPEALATGVTPASDTRPVTALASD, from the coding sequence ATGAGCGACGACGCCCCGCGCGCGTGGACCAGACGCTGGGTGCTGGGCGCCCTCCTCTGCTGGACCGTCGGTGTCCTGGTGTTCGCCGTCCTCGCGCCCGTCGACGTGGGCGCGGTGGCCATCTTGCTCGCCTTGGGGCCCTTGGTCGCCGGCCTGGTCCAGGCGCGGCGAGACCAACGGGTGGTGATGCGCCGGCTCGACCGTCAGGCCGAGATGCTGAAACGCCTCGCGGCGTCCGGTCGCACCGCGCACGCGGAGTTGACCACGGCCATTGACAGCGTGGCGGCGCTGTCGACACAGCTCCTGGCCTCGACCACGGAGCTCGCGGCCAAGGAGTCCTTGACACGCGCCGACCTGACGGCGGCGCTGAAGGCCAACGGCGCCGACGTCATCACCCGCACCCGCAAGGGCGTGGCCGTCGACCTGCTGCTCACCTATCGCCAACTCGAGGCGCTGCTCAATCTCTACGCCACCGCGGGTGTCAACCGGCCGATGCCCCCGACGCGGGGATGGGCGTCGTCGCCGGACCTGTTGCTCCTGCTCGCCAACCTCGTCGAGCGCGGCCGTCCCTCGCTGATCGTCGAGTGCGGCAGTGGAACGTCGACCGTCTGGCTCGCGATGCTGCTGCGGCGCTTCGAGATCGACGGCCGTCTCGTCGCGCTCGAGCACGACGCCGCGTTCGTCGAGCGGGCCCGTGGCCTGGTCGACCAGCACGAGCTCACGGACTACGTCGACGTGCGCCACGCTCCGCTGGAGCCTGTGCGGATCGGCTCTGAGTGCTACTCCTGGTACAGCCGGGCCCAGTGGGAGGACCTCCGCGACATCGACCTGCTCTTCGTCGACGGTCCGCCCGGTGAGGTGGGCCGACACGCCCGGCTTCCGGCGCTCCCGCTGCTCGACGACCACCTGAACGCGGACGCGGTCGTGGTCCTGGACGACCTGATCCGCACGGACGAGCAGGAGGTGCTCGAGGAGTGGCAACGCATGTTCCCCTCCTACGAGGTCGAGCGGGTCCGACTCGAGAAGAACGCCGCGGTGCTCCGCCGTCGTCCGGCACCGGTGACGCCAACGGTAGACACGGTGGCCGAGAGCGTCGAACCGGCCGCTGAGCACGCTGACGCGAAGGACGCGGTGGGGCGGCCGGAGGCCCTCGCGACCGGAGTGACTCCCGCGTCCGACACGCGTCCCGTCACCGCTCTCGCCTCGGACTGA